One window from the genome of Helicoverpa armigera isolate CAAS_96S chromosome 4, ASM3070526v1, whole genome shotgun sequence encodes:
- the LOC110375231 gene encoding uncharacterized protein LOC110375231, translating into MFTKIFAFCGIVAACQAGLQRVPLHYASSAAVSSQNIVRQDQSTQHVAVAAPLAYQSAPITFQAAPTRYSSAAAVSSQNIVRQDQPIQQITVATPIAYAAIPTSATYNAAPVGYSSAGAVSSQNIVRQDQPAQQITIAAPVAYPTSTTYNAAPARYSSASAAISSQSIVRHERPSQQIAVAAPVAYQAAPTAVTYNAAPASYSSAPTVSTQNVVRLPAQQINVAAPVAYHAAPVIVRTEEVNAHPQYEYNYSVADGHTGDNKSQQESRDGDVVRGSYSFHEADGSVRTVQYSADDHSGFNAVVHNSAPTAAPAHSAPAHYYHH; encoded by the exons ATGTTcacaaaa attTTTGCCTTTTGCGGGATTGTAGCAGCGTGCCAAGCCGGTTTGCAGCGCGTTCCTCTGCACTACGCTTCGAGTGCCGCGGTTTCCTCACAGAACATCGTACGACAGGACCAGTCTACGCAACACGTAGCCGTCGCCGCTCCCTTGGCCTACCAGTCCGCTCCCATTACCTTCCAAGCTGCTCCTACTCGTTATTCTTCTGCAGCAGCTGTCTCCTCTCAGAATATTGTGCGTCAAGATCAGCCTATTCAACAAATAACTGTTGCTACTCCCATCGCCTACGCCGCGATTCCTACCTCTGCCACCTATAACGCTGCTCCTGTCGGTTACTCATCTGCTGGAGCTGTGTCCTCCCAAAATATCGTGCGTCAAGACCAGCCTGCCCAACAAATTACAATTGCAGCCCCTGTTGCCTACCCCACCAGTACTACCTACAACGCTGCTCCTGCCCGTTACTCTTCTGCTTCTGCTGCTATTTCATCTCAAAGCATCGTCCGTCATGAACGACCTTCTCAGCAAATAGCCGTTGCTGCCCCCGTAGCCTACCAAGCAGCTCCCACCGCTGTGACCTACAATGCTGCTCCCGCTAGTTACTCTTCTGCCCCTACTGTGTCAACACAAAATGTCGTCCGTCTGCCTGCCCAACAAATAAACGTCGCTGCTCCCGTCGCATACCATGCAGCCCCTGTAATCGTTCGGACTGAAGAAGTCAAT GCTCACCCTCAGTACGAGTACAACTACTCAGTAGCTGACGGGCATACCGGTGACAACAAGTCCCAGCAGGAGTCCCGCGACGGCGACGTCGTGCGCGGCTCGTACTCCTTCCACGAGGCCGACGGCTCCGTCAGGACCGTGCAGTACTCCGCGGACGACCACAGCGGCTTCAACGCGGTGGTGCACAACTCGGCGCCCACAGCCGCGCCTGCGCACTCCGCGCCCGCTCACTACTACCACCACTGA
- the LOC110375250 gene encoding cuticle protein 7 isoform X1 — protein MFAKVLALCGLVALCQAGLLPAPVHYSSAAAVSSQNIVRHDQPAQHVAYHAAPAAVAYHAAPAPIAYHAAPVARVEEFNAHPQYEYNYSVADGHTGDNKSQQESRDGDVVRGSYSFHEADGSVRTVQYSADDHSGFNAVVHNSAPTAAPAHSAPAHYYHH, from the exons atgttcgctaag GTATTGGCTCTCTGTGGTTTGGTGGCGTTGTGCCAGGCAGGTCTGCTGCCCGCCCCAGTGCACTACTCCTCCGCCGCCGCTGTCTCCTCGCAGAACATCGTGCGTCACGACCAGCCTGCTCAGCACGTGGCATACCACGCTGCCCCCGCCGCGGTCGCTTACCATGCTGCCCCTGCTCCTATTGCCTACCACGCCGCTCCCGTCGCCCGTGTTGAAGAGTTCAAC GCTCACCCTCAGTACGAGTACAACTACTCAGTAGCTGACGGGCACACCGGCGACAACAAGTCCCAGCAGGAGTCCCGCGACGGCGACGTCGTGCGCGGCTCGTACTCCTTCCACGAGGCCGACGGCTCCGTCAGGACCGTGCAGTACTCCGCGGACGACCACAGCGGCTTCAACGCGGTGGTGCACAACTCGGCGCCCACAGCCGCGCCTGCGCACTCCGCGCCCGCTCACTACTACCACCACTGA